The Benincasa hispida cultivar B227 chromosome 11, ASM972705v1, whole genome shotgun sequence genome has a segment encoding these proteins:
- the LOC120089825 gene encoding uncharacterized protein LOC120089825: MPLYECMVLMKPHVKKEALLDLVARVGKHVFRRNGVVCDIRSFGVVQLGYGIKKLDGRYYQGQLMQMTMMATPSTNKELHYLNKEDRLLRWLLVKHRDTKYGLEFLSEDDGKSELREFPRLSMMDDKDGDEDDNDDDDEEYNVEQEKREAE, encoded by the exons ATGCCTCTTTACGAGTGTATGGTTTTGATGAAACCCCATGTGAAGAAGGAGGCCTTGTTGGACTTGGTTGCTAGAGTGGGCAAGCATGTGTTCAGAAGAAATGGGGTGGTCTGTGACATTAGGTCATTTGGTGTTGTCCAACTGGGTTATGGTATTAAGAAGCTTGATGGAAGATATTATCAG GGCCAACTTATGCAGATGACGATGATGGCTACTCCCAGCACGAACAAGGAGTTGCATTACTTGAACAAGGAAGATCGGTTGTTGCGTTGGCTTTTAGTGAAGCATCGCGACACAAAATATGGCCTGGAATTCCTTAGCGAAGATGATGGAAAGAGTGAACTCAGAGAATTTCCACGACTTAGCatgatggatgacaaagacGGAGATGAAGACGATAACGACGATGACGATGAAGAATACAACGTGGAACAAGAAAAGAGGGAAGCAGAGTGA